A region from the Lolium perenne isolate Kyuss_39 chromosome 4, Kyuss_2.0, whole genome shotgun sequence genome encodes:
- the LOC127294492 gene encoding uncharacterized protein → MEAAWHKADTCEVFSREGQPGAAPMKVVFSGYRASLKNKAAEALAQLATLEDADKAVTERRTVLYNKVVTSYHKAKIERAGLARELEAVKGEAFSLLTCFSCEFLFY, encoded by the exons atggaggctgcgtggcacAAGGCGGATACTTGCGAGGTGTTCAGCCGGGAGGGACAGCCTGGTGCGGCGCCCATGAAGGtggtcttctccggctaccgggccagccttaagaacaaggccgccgaggcccttgcccagctagcaacgctggaggatgctgacaag gcggttacggagcgacgcaccgtcttgtacaacaaggtggtgactagttaccacaaggccaagatcgagcgagccggcttggctcgcgagctggaggctgtcaagggtgaggccttctctcttttgacttgcttttcctgtgagtttcttttttactga